A single window of Flavobacterium aestivum DNA harbors:
- a CDS encoding PRTRC system ThiF family protein, with the protein MDTNKTKMHFTDNYLINPTNPITVNLIGAGGTGSKVLTALMEMNHSLIELGHAGLSVRLWDNDVVTSANLGRQRFAECEVGLYKSVTLINRVNRFMGTNWKAETVKFEKDALGKMPKNAEATLYISCVDSVESRFAIADILKVQNNGRHHRDAPKYWLDFGNSQHTGQVILSTIGAIKQPDSEKYETVASLPFVTEEFGELLKESEAIDGTPSCSLAEALEKQDLFINSALAQMGSSLLWSLFRYGMTDTRGFFLNLKDFHSQPLKIA; encoded by the coding sequence ATGGATACTAATAAAACAAAAATGCATTTTACCGACAATTACCTGATAAACCCGACAAACCCCATAACCGTAAACCTTATCGGTGCAGGTGGTACAGGCTCAAAAGTACTGACCGCCTTAATGGAAATGAACCACAGCCTGATTGAACTTGGACACGCAGGGCTATCTGTCCGTCTTTGGGACAATGATGTTGTTACGAGTGCCAATTTGGGCAGACAACGTTTTGCAGAGTGTGAGGTCGGATTGTATAAATCCGTTACCCTCATAAACCGTGTAAACCGTTTTATGGGAACGAACTGGAAAGCAGAAACTGTGAAATTTGAAAAAGATGCTTTAGGAAAGATGCCAAAAAATGCAGAAGCAACTCTTTATATTTCCTGTGTGGATAGTGTAGAATCCCGATTTGCTATTGCGGATATTTTAAAAGTACAAAACAATGGCAGACACCATAGGGATGCACCAAAATATTGGCTTGACTTCGGGAATAGCCAACATACAGGACAGGTGATACTATCCACTATCGGAGCCATAAAACAACCTGATTCTGAAAAGTATGAAACCGTGGCAAGCCTGCCATTTGTTACTGAAGAATTTGGTGAACTGCTTAAAGAATCCGAAGCTATAGATGGCACTCCAAGCTGTTCCCTTGCAGAAGCATTGGAAAAACAGGATTTGTTTATTAATTCAGCATTGGCACAAATGGGAAGCTCGCTTTTATGGAGCTTGTTCCGCTATGGAATGACCGATACAAGAGGCTTTTTCCTTAACCTGAAAGATTTCCATTCACAGCCTTTAAAAATAGCCTGA
- a CDS encoding PRTRC system protein B, with protein MNTINNITGSFGTLYHPKSALVFYEAKGMNNDVYVEHFDMDKNGSPVNAHPLTEREANALAKSLQIEKDKDKAFLKCQGILPTNILHINSNIDKDAVLWYTKTQKRQLYFVNDLDIPSGMAYVPPMIWYASKQTLSVFALTSDRRPTEKTTLYFAPFFNIYEDGRVCMGSVNINITNSASVEEFTKAWEDYFFNSYFSHLLGQNSPIKGNCVNLWKDLISSGKPFPKEVLKKNNKTLKNLL; from the coding sequence ATGAATACTATAAATAACATAACGGGAAGTTTCGGGACTTTGTACCACCCAAAATCCGCTTTGGTTTTCTATGAAGCCAAAGGAATGAATAACGATGTATATGTGGAGCATTTTGATATGGACAAAAACGGCAGTCCTGTTAATGCCCATCCACTCACGGAAAGGGAAGCCAATGCCTTGGCAAAATCATTGCAGATTGAAAAGGACAAGGACAAAGCCTTTTTAAAATGCCAAGGGATTTTGCCGACCAACATTCTGCATATCAATTCCAATATAGATAAAGATGCGGTTTTATGGTACACCAAGACGCAAAAACGACAATTGTATTTTGTAAACGATTTGGACATTCCGAGCGGTATGGCGTATGTGCCTCCAATGATTTGGTATGCCAGTAAACAGACCCTTTCAGTATTTGCACTGACAAGCGACAGAAGACCAACAGAGAAAACAACTTTGTATTTTGCGCCTTTTTTCAATATCTATGAAGACGGCAGGGTATGTATGGGTTCGGTCAATATCAATATCACTAACTCCGCTTCGGTAGAGGAATTTACAAAGGCTTGGGAAGACTATTTTTTCAACAGCTATTTCAGCCATTTATTGGGGCAGAATAGCCCTATAAAAGGCAATTGTGTAAATCTATGGAAAGACCTTATCAGTTCAGGGAAACCCTTTCCGAAAGAAGTATTGAAGAAGAATAACAAAACACTTAAAAATCTATTGTGA